In Rhizobiales bacterium NRL2, a genomic segment contains:
- a CDS encoding BCCT transporter yields the protein MSDSTADAIRAPEGPADIIDTEYEIGQHNIQTKVGPFGLDIHNPVFLVSGLVIVAFVVLTLAFQNSLAPAFESLRAWLTSTLDWFFLLSANIFVILCVVLIFTPLGKVRLGGKDSKPDYSYLGWFSMLFAAGMGIGLMFYGVSEPISHFSSSMGGTAVGDAGARTDWAPLGAAAGDQQAALSLGMAATIFHWGLHPWAIYAIVALALALFSYNKGLPLTIRSIFYPIFGERVWGWTGHVIDILAVFATLFGLATSLGLGATQANAGLDFLFGITTSAGAQVVLILLITAAALVSVLAGLDKGVKRLSEINMLLAILLLGFVVIVGPTLAIFTGFFTNLGAYVTELAPLSNPFGREDANFSQGWTAFYWAWWISWSPFVGMFIARVSRGRTVREFMVCVLLIPSIVSVFWMTAFGGTAIHQIVDQGYTAVQEASLEIKLFEMLGALPLAEITSLVAIILVIVFFVTSSDSGSLVIDTITAGGKVNAPVSQRVFWCIFEGLVAIALLLGGGLAALQAMAVSTGFPFTIVLLLACFAIVKGLRSEPR from the coding sequence ATGAGCGATTCCACAGCCGACGCCATTCGGGCGCCGGAAGGACCGGCCGACATCATCGATACAGAGTACGAGATCGGCCAACACAACATTCAGACGAAGGTCGGACCGTTCGGTCTGGACATCCACAATCCGGTCTTTCTTGTCTCGGGACTTGTGATCGTCGCCTTTGTGGTGCTGACGCTGGCCTTCCAGAACAGCCTCGCCCCGGCCTTCGAGAGCCTGAGAGCCTGGCTGACCTCGACGCTGGACTGGTTCTTCCTGCTTTCGGCGAACATCTTCGTGATCCTCTGCGTCGTGCTGATCTTCACCCCGCTGGGCAAGGTCCGCCTGGGCGGCAAGGATTCCAAGCCAGACTATTCTTATCTCGGCTGGTTCTCGATGCTGTTCGCTGCCGGGATGGGCATCGGCCTGATGTTCTACGGCGTCTCCGAACCTATCTCGCATTTCAGTTCGTCGATGGGCGGAACGGCGGTCGGCGACGCCGGCGCACGCACCGACTGGGCGCCGCTGGGCGCCGCGGCCGGCGATCAGCAGGCCGCGCTTTCGCTGGGCATGGCGGCGACCATCTTCCACTGGGGTCTGCACCCCTGGGCGATCTACGCCATCGTCGCGCTGGCGCTGGCGCTGTTCAGCTACAACAAGGGCCTGCCGCTCACCATCCGCTCGATCTTCTATCCGATCTTCGGGGAGCGGGTCTGGGGCTGGACCGGTCACGTCATCGACATCCTGGCGGTCTTCGCCACGCTGTTCGGCCTCGCCACGTCGCTGGGTCTCGGCGCCACGCAGGCCAATGCCGGTCTCGACTTCCTGTTCGGCATCACGACATCGGCCGGCGCGCAGGTCGTCCTGATCCTGCTGATTACCGCGGCGGCGCTGGTGTCGGTGCTCGCCGGCCTGGACAAGGGCGTCAAGCGGTTGTCGGAGATCAACATGCTGCTGGCGATCCTGCTGCTGGGCTTCGTCGTCATCGTGGGGCCGACCCTGGCCATCTTCACCGGCTTCTTCACCAATCTCGGCGCCTATGTCACCGAGCTGGCGCCCCTGTCGAACCCGTTCGGGCGTGAGGACGCGAACTTCAGCCAGGGCTGGACCGCCTTCTACTGGGCCTGGTGGATTTCCTGGTCGCCGTTCGTCGGCATGTTCATCGCCCGGGTCAGCCGCGGCCGCACCGTGCGCGAATTCATGGTCTGCGTGCTGCTGATCCCGTCGATCGTGTCGGTGTTCTGGATGACCGCCTTCGGCGGCACCGCAATCCACCAGATCGTCGATCAGGGCTACACCGCGGTGCAGGAAGCCAGCCTGGAGATCAAGCTGTTCGAGATGCTGGGCGCGCTGCCGCTCGCCGAGATCACCTCGCTGGTCGCGATCATCCTGGTGATCGTGTTCTTCGTGACCTCGTCGGACTCCGGTTCGCTGGTCATCGACACGATCACGGCAGGGGGCAAGGTCAACGCCCCGGTCTCCCAGCGCGTGTTCTGGTGCATCTTCGAGGGCCTGGTGGCGATCGCGTTGCTGCTGGGCGGCGGCCTCGCCGCGCTGCAGGCCATGGCGGTGTCGACGGGCTTCCCGTTCACCATCGTCCTGCTGCTGGCATGCTTCGCCATCGTCAAGGGGCTCAGGTCCGAGCCCAGATAG
- a CDS encoding electron transfer flavoprotein-ubiquinone oxidoreductase: MERDSMEYDVVVVGGGPSGLAAAIRLKQMAEEAGNEIAVCVLEKGSEIGAHILSGAVVDPKGIGELFPDWQERGAPLNVPVSAEKFLLLTEPSSISVPVKLLPPPMQNHGNYIVSLGNVCRWLGEQAEAMGVEIYPGFAAAEVLYHEDGSVKGVATGDMGIGRDGEQKDSYTPGIELHARYTFFAEGCRGSLTRELMNRFSLQESCEQQTYGIGIKELWEIDPEKHQEGLVVHTTGWPLDRGTYGGSFMYHLEDNQVAIGFVIGLDYTNPYLSPYDEFQRYKTHPDIRHYLEGGKRISYGARALNEGGLQCVPDLAFPGGALIGCAAGFMNVPKIKGSHTAIKTGMMAAEAAFEALQAAGEGGEPARVLEAYPEAYRESWVYKELHQARNVRPSFAKWGLIGGMLYTGVEQLIFRGNVPWTFSHGHKDNEVLKKKSDARPIDYPKYDGVLTFDKPSSVYLSNTNHEEDQPIHLTLKDDSVPVEHNLKYYDAPEQRYCPAGVYEIVRDDDGSNPRLQINAQNCVHCKTCDIKDITQNIVWVTPEGGGGPNYPNM, encoded by the coding sequence ATGGAACGCGATTCAATGGAATATGATGTCGTCGTTGTCGGCGGCGGACCTTCGGGGCTTGCGGCGGCCATCCGGCTGAAGCAGATGGCCGAGGAAGCCGGCAACGAGATCGCGGTCTGCGTGCTCGAAAAGGGTTCCGAGATCGGCGCGCACATCCTTTCCGGCGCCGTGGTGGATCCGAAAGGCATCGGCGAGCTGTTCCCGGACTGGCAGGAGCGGGGCGCACCGCTGAACGTGCCCGTCAGCGCCGAGAAGTTCCTGCTGCTGACCGAACCGAGCAGCATCAGCGTGCCGGTCAAGCTGCTGCCGCCGCCCATGCAGAACCACGGCAACTACATCGTCAGCCTGGGCAATGTCTGCCGCTGGCTGGGCGAGCAGGCCGAGGCGATGGGTGTCGAGATCTATCCGGGCTTCGCCGCCGCCGAGGTGCTCTATCACGAAGACGGCTCGGTGAAGGGCGTGGCCACGGGCGACATGGGCATCGGCCGCGACGGCGAGCAGAAGGACAGCTACACCCCCGGCATCGAACTCCACGCCAGGTACACCTTCTTCGCCGAAGGCTGCCGCGGCTCGCTGACCCGCGAACTGATGAACAGGTTCAGCCTGCAGGAAAGCTGCGAGCAGCAGACCTACGGCATCGGGATCAAGGAACTCTGGGAGATCGACCCGGAGAAGCACCAGGAGGGCCTGGTCGTCCATACCACCGGCTGGCCGTTGGACCGCGGAACCTATGGCGGATCGTTCATGTACCACCTGGAGGACAACCAGGTGGCGATCGGTTTCGTCATCGGGCTGGACTACACCAACCCGTATCTGTCGCCCTATGACGAGTTCCAGCGCTACAAGACCCATCCCGATATCCGGCACTATCTGGAAGGCGGCAAGCGCATCTCCTACGGCGCCCGCGCGCTCAACGAGGGCGGCCTGCAGTGCGTGCCCGACCTCGCCTTCCCGGGCGGCGCGCTGATCGGCTGTGCCGCCGGCTTCATGAACGTGCCCAAGATCAAGGGCAGCCACACCGCGATCAAGACCGGCATGATGGCCGCTGAAGCCGCCTTCGAGGCGCTGCAGGCGGCGGGCGAGGGCGGCGAGCCGGCCAGGGTGCTGGAGGCCTATCCGGAAGCCTATCGTGAGAGCTGGGTCTACAAGGAGCTTCACCAGGCCCGGAATGTCCGTCCGAGCTTCGCCAAGTGGGGTCTGATCGGCGGCATGCTCTATACCGGCGTCGAGCAGCTGATCTTCCGGGGCAACGTGCCCTGGACCTTCAGCCACGGCCACAAGGACAACGAGGTGCTGAAGAAGAAGTCCGACGCCAGGCCGATCGACTATCCGAAGTACGACGGCGTCCTGACGTTCGACAAGCCGTCCTCGGTCTACCTGTCGAACACGAATCACGAGGAAGACCAGCCGATCCATCTGACGCTGAAGGACGACAGCGTGCCGGTGGAGCACAACCTGAAATACTATGACGCGCCGGAGCAACGCTATTGCCCGGCCGGGGTCTACGAGATCGTCCGCGACGACGACGGTTCCAATCCGCGGCTGCAGATCAACGCGCAGAACTGCGTGCACTGCAAGACCTGCGATATCAAGGACATCACCCAGAACATCGTCTGGGTGACGCCGGAGGGTGGCGGCGGACCGAATTACCCGAACATGTGA
- a CDS encoding acetylornithine deacetylase (ArgE): MNSQTDNAIEILERLVGFDTTSRDSNLPLIDWTRDYLGGLGIESRKVMSEDGRKANLVATIGGDGDGGVVLSGHTDVVPVDGQDWRTDPFRLTRKGDRLYGRGASDMKGFIACALAAAPRLKENRLSRPVHFAFSHDEEVGCLGVGGIIDHFATTDLRPAMCLVGEPTMMRVVNAQKGCTVFHTTLKGREVHSSQIDRGVNTVYYGAELVSFIAGLAEERMQRPAPAFDPPYTTVHVGLMHGGTAVNIVPNHCEIRWEYRAVPGDDGADIRERVQAFIEENLLPRMRKGFPEASVETIVKADVPGLAPEPDGAAETLFKRLAGRNDTEAVSYGTEGGIFQEAGMSTVICGPGDIGVAHQPNEFVDVDQISRCMDLMDRLVAHLAD; the protein is encoded by the coding sequence ATGAACAGCCAGACTGACAACGCCATCGAGATTCTCGAGCGGCTCGTGGGCTTCGATACCACCAGCCGGGATTCCAATCTGCCCCTGATCGACTGGACCCGCGATTACCTGGGCGGCCTGGGCATCGAAAGCCGCAAGGTGATGAGCGAGGACGGCCGAAAGGCCAACCTGGTCGCCACCATCGGCGGGGATGGTGACGGCGGAGTCGTGCTCTCCGGCCATACCGACGTGGTGCCGGTTGACGGCCAGGACTGGCGTACCGACCCCTTCCGCCTCACCCGCAAGGGCGACCGTCTCTATGGCCGCGGCGCCTCCGACATGAAGGGCTTCATCGCCTGCGCGCTGGCCGCCGCGCCCCGCCTGAAGGAGAACCGGCTGTCGCGGCCCGTCCACTTCGCCTTCTCTCACGACGAGGAGGTCGGCTGCCTGGGCGTCGGCGGCATCATCGACCACTTCGCCACCACCGATCTGAGGCCCGCCATGTGCCTGGTCGGCGAGCCGACCATGATGCGCGTCGTCAACGCCCAGAAGGGCTGCACGGTCTTCCACACCACCCTGAAGGGCAGGGAAGTGCATTCCTCCCAGATCGACCGGGGCGTCAACACCGTCTACTACGGCGCCGAACTGGTCAGCTTCATCGCCGGCCTGGCCGAGGAACGGATGCAGCGCCCCGCCCCGGCGTTCGATCCGCCCTACACGACCGTCCATGTCGGCCTGATGCATGGCGGCACGGCGGTCAACATCGTGCCCAATCACTGCGAGATCCGCTGGGAATACCGCGCCGTCCCCGGCGACGACGGCGCCGACATCCGCGAACGCGTGCAGGCCTTCATCGAGGAAAACCTGTTGCCGCGCATGCGCAAGGGCTTCCCGGAAGCATCGGTGGAAACGATCGTCAAGGCCGACGTGCCGGGCCTCGCGCCCGAGCCGGACGGCGCGGCGGAAACGCTGTTCAAGCGCCTGGCCGGCCGCAACGACACCGAAGCCGTGTCCTATGGCACCGAGGGCGGAATCTTCCAGGAGGCCGGCATGTCGACGGTGATCTGCGGCCCCGGCGACATCGGCGTCGCCCACCAGCCGAACGAGTTCGTGGACGTCGACCAGATCAGCCGCTGCATGGACCTGATGGACCGCCTGGTCGCTCATCTGGCCGACTGA
- a CDS encoding acyl-CoA dehydrogenase, which produces MGFFNFEPLTLPPEAEALRGEVREFIKENTAHMKPVDRAFNWMGRDRDFSRKLGQRGWIGMTWPKKYGGHERTFLERYVVMEELLAAGAPVASHWVADRQSGPMILSVGTEEQREFFLPKIAAGEFSFCIGMSEPDSGSDLAATRSRATKVDGGWHLNGTKVWTSGAHTADWMIGLFRSDPNPESKHQGLTQFLIDTKSEGLSIRPIINLAGEHHFNECVFEDVFVPDERLIGKEGDGWHQVTSELAFERSGPERYLSCIQLIYEMLAVAQHRGDPALTEELGRMTAHVMTLRRMSLAVAGKLQRGENPALEASVVKDVGGVFEQSIPEIAQRLIDEEPTLQDGTDFQEVLAFLMQEAPSFSLRGGTREILRGIIARGLGLR; this is translated from the coding sequence ATGGGATTCTTCAATTTCGAGCCGCTCACGCTGCCGCCCGAGGCCGAGGCCCTGCGCGGCGAGGTGCGCGAGTTCATCAAGGAAAACACCGCCCACATGAAGCCCGTGGACCGGGCCTTCAACTGGATGGGCCGGGACCGCGACTTCTCGCGCAAGCTGGGTCAGCGCGGCTGGATCGGCATGACCTGGCCGAAGAAATACGGCGGCCACGAGCGTACCTTCCTGGAGCGCTATGTCGTCATGGAGGAACTGCTGGCCGCGGGTGCACCGGTGGCCTCCCACTGGGTCGCCGACCGCCAGAGCGGGCCGATGATCCTGTCCGTCGGCACCGAGGAGCAGCGCGAATTCTTCCTGCCGAAGATCGCCGCCGGCGAATTCAGCTTCTGCATCGGCATGTCGGAGCCTGATTCGGGCTCCGACCTCGCCGCCACGCGTTCGCGGGCGACGAAGGTCGACGGCGGCTGGCATCTGAACGGCACCAAGGTCTGGACGTCCGGCGCACACACCGCCGACTGGATGATCGGGCTGTTCCGTTCCGACCCCAACCCGGAAAGCAAGCACCAGGGTCTGACCCAGTTCCTGATCGACACGAAGTCGGAAGGCCTGTCGATCCGGCCGATCATCAACCTGGCCGGCGAGCACCATTTCAACGAATGCGTCTTCGAGGACGTCTTCGTTCCCGACGAGCGGCTGATCGGCAAGGAAGGCGACGGCTGGCACCAGGTGACCAGCGAACTCGCCTTCGAGCGCAGCGGCCCCGAACGCTATCTCTCCTGCATCCAGCTCATCTACGAGATGCTGGCCGTGGCGCAGCACCGCGGCGACCCGGCGCTGACCGAGGAACTGGGCCGCATGACCGCGCACGTCATGACGCTCCGGCGCATGTCGCTGGCGGTCGCCGGCAAGCTGCAGCGCGGCGAGAACCCGGCGCTGGAGGCGAGCGTGGTCAAGGACGTCGGCGGCGTCTTCGAGCAGTCCATCCCGGAAATCGCCCAGCGCCTGATCGACGAGGAACCGACGCTGCAGGACGGCACGGACTTCCAGGAGGTGCTCGCCTTCCTGATGCAGGAAGCGCCCAGCTTCTCCCTGCGTGGCGGCACCCGCGAAATCCTGCGCGGCATCATCGCCCGGGGGCTCGGCCTCAGATGA